GCGAGCCTGATGGCGAGGGGAACCTCCGGCAGATCGGGATGCGGGGCGGGAGCGTTCTGCAGGACGACCTTGACCTCGCCCGATTCGAGCTGCTTGCGCCAGGTGACCTTGGTGGACGCCCAGGACAGCCCGCACAGGCCGGAGACCTCGCCCGCGTCGAGGGCGAGGCGGATCTCCGCCGTCCCTTTGTAACCCGACACGATCTGCGTCGGAAGGCCCAACGCTTCCTTGAGGACGGCCAGATTGTCGTAAGGAGTCGAGCCGGGCGGAGTGGCGCCCATCTTGACAGGGGACGGCGACGCCGCCCACTGCTCGACGCTGCCGATGCCGCTGGCCTTCGACATGAGGCAGAGATCGTGATTCCTGACCGGAGCGCCGACGTACTCGAACCGGCGCGCGTCGAACTCGATACCCTTGCGGCCGATGACCTGATGCAGCACGAGGGTTCCGATCCAGTTGCCGACGGTCAGGCCGTCGGGTCTGGCCTGGTTGTACAGGTAATTGGTGCCGATCAAAAAGGCCGCGCCCGGCATGTTCTCCACCACCAGAGCGGGGTTGCCGGGAATGTGCCTGCCCATGTGTCGCGCGATCGCGCGCGAGTAGGCGTCGAAGCCTCCGCCGGGGGTGGTCGCAACCACGAGGCGGATCGTTTTTCCGCGGTAGAAGTCCTGGCCGCTGGCCGGCAGCGGCCGGGAGAGAGCGGCGGCGCAGACAAGGATGGCCGAAACGGCACGCAGGCGTGAATCCATGAAACGTCTTCCTCCGTGTGCGACATGCGAGACGGTATCGTCCGAATAAGTACATCGCGCGTTCGGCGGCTGTCAAATCGCGCGCCGCGGCTTCCGCCGCCCGGAGTTATGCACATGTGGACAACTTTTCCAAGAGAAAAGCAAAGAGCGACACTTGAACGCGCCCGGCGGTTGTTCATAGCGCGAAAACAAAAAAAATTTTCTTGCAAGGAAAAATAAAAAATACTATGTGTTGCATGCTTCCGCGTCGTTCAACGCGCTCGAGCTTCTCAGGCGGCAGAGAAAAGGCTCCGTGCGGAAAATTCCACGGCACGCGCCCGCTGAAAAATGGAATTTTGGCCGACGGGCTCTGCGACGCGAGGCTTGCTCGTCTGCGCGGCCGGAGTCGATGGCTGCACGGGCGGGCTCATCGGCGCCGCCGTTCTTCAGCAGGAGGGCAGAGAAATGATCGAGGCTCTTCGCCCGCAGGACCACCCGTCCAGATTCGGCGAGTATTTCGGTTTCAAGGAAGTTCCTTTCGGCGTCACGCCCGATCCCCGGTTCTTTTACAGCAACGCTGCCTACGTGGAAGCGCTGTCGGCGCTGGCGCGGGGCGTCGAAGGCAGGAGGGGGCTGATGCTGCTGACCGGCGAGGTCGGGACCGGGAAGACCATTCTGCTGCGGACGTTGATGCGCCGCCTGGAGTCGACGGTCCGCTTCGTCTTCATCTCGACAACCCACCTCACGTCGCTCGGCCTCGTCGAGCTGGCGCTCCAGGATCTCGGGCTCGCCCCGAAGGAGAAAAACCGCCTGGAGATGCTGCGCGAGCTGGAGGCGTATTTGAAGGAAGAGCTGGGGCGCGGCCGGACAGTGGCGCTCCTGCTGGACGAGGCGCAGAACCTGACCGACGACGCTCTCGAGGGCATGTGCGCCCTTTTGAATCTCGAGACCGAGGCGGAGAAGCTTCTGCAAGTCGTCCTGGTGGGACAACCGGAGCTGGCGGCGCGGCTGGCCAAGCCGGCGTTGCGACGCATCAAGCAACGGATCGCCATTCACCACCGGCTGTTCGGGCTCCAGGGAGCGGGAGAGGTGGAGGATTATATCCGCCACCGGTTGCGGGTCGCCGGGTACGAGGGGCCGGACCTCTTCAACAAAGAGGCGATCGAGGCGGTGTGGTGCTACTCGGGCGGGACTCCGCGGCTCGTGAACATGCTGTGCGACAACGCGCTGGCGATGAGCTGCGAGGGCGGGAAGAGAAAGGTCTCGCCTTACCTGGTCATGAAGGCGGCGAACGGCCTGCTCCTCGACCGCGGAGCCGACGCGCCGAAGCCCCTGTCTTCGGATCCAGGAACGGCGCGGGGCAGGCCGGCGGCGCGGGTCAACGGCAGGAAAGCCGAGGCCGCGGAGGGCAGGCGCGCCGATCGAATCGAGGCGGCCGGCGACGACGGCGCGGCGGCGCGACCGGCGCCGGAAGGGCGGGGTCCGGTGGTCGCGGCGGATTTCATCGACCAGCTCACCCGGAGCGCGACCGAAGCGATGGGTCCCATGGCGGCGCTGGTGGTGCGCGATCAGATCTCTGCTCTGGGGGAGTCCGGAGAGACCTTTCCCCAGGTGAAGCTCGGGAAGCTGATCGAGCGCGTGAGCGAGGAGATCTTGAACCAGACGATGAGGGAAGGGTTCCGGCGCAAGATGCAGCAGAAGCTGGCGACCCTGAAGACTCTTTAACGGAGGCGGCATGGAACAGGATGCGCGGCGCGTCGGCCTGAAGTGGAAGGTCGGGGGGATCTTTACCGGCGTGATGTTGATGCTCACCCTGGTGGTCGCGGCCGGGGTCTACCGGGTGACTCAGAACCTGATGCAGGAGCAACTGGACAAGCGGGCGTTCGCGATGGCGACCAATCTGAGCGACGCCGCCGCCGGATATCTCGCCGGGCAGAACGTTCTGGCCCTGCACGCCCTGGTGCGCAAGTACACGCTGTTCGACGGGGTGGCCTATGCCGTGATCCGCAACGGAAAGGGGGAGATCGTGGCCCACACGTTCGGGGCGGTTCCCCCCGAGATCGTGGAAGCGCCCACGGAAGCGCGCCGCGGGGTCGCGCGCCGGCGCCTCTCGCTCCAGGGGAGCGCCGTGTATGAGACCTCCGTCCCGGTGCTGGACGGCCAGGCCGGGACCGTGCACGTGGGTTTCTGGCGCGGCGCGATCGAGCAGGAGATCTGGAACGCGGTGCTGTCACTGATCGGGGTCGTGTCGGTCCTGCCGGTCCTGGGCGCGCTGCTCTCTTTCTTCCTCGCGCACTGGATCGTGCGCCCGATCGTGGGGCTCACGCAAATCGCCGACAAGGTGACGATGGGCGATCTGGAAACCGCGATCAGCGGCAAATGCGTTGCGCTGCGCGACGAGATCGGCGATCTCGCGCGCTCGCTGGAGCGCATGCGCTCCAGCCTGAAGGCGGCGATGCTGCGCCTCGGCCGTGAGACCGCCTGATAAGGGTCGAGCCGGCCGGAAGGAGGAAAAAATGGACCGTTGCGCCAGCCTGTGCGCCGTTCGCGCGAGCTTCGCCTTTCTCGCGCTGATGCTGTTACCGTCCGTCAGGGCGGGAGCTGCGGCCGAAAAAACGCCGGCCCCGGAGAAGGTCGTCATCGCGTACAGCTCGCTCTCGGCCAACATGGCCCCGCTCTGGATCACCCATGAGCGTGGCTTCTTTCGCAAGTACGGTCTCGACGTGCAGCTCGTGTTCATCGAGAGCGGAACGACGACCGTTCAGAGCCTGATCTCGAACGACGTCGCCTTCGCGCAGATGGCCGGCGCGGGCGTCATCCAGAGCCGGCTGCGCGGGGCGGACGTTGTGATGATCGCCGGCGTGATCAACACCCTTACGTTCAAGTTCTACGTCGATACCAGCATCAGGCAGCCGGAGCAGCTGCGCGGGAAGGCGGTCGCGGTCACGCGCGTCGGGTCTTCGACCGATTTCGCCGCACGCTACGCCCTCGAGCGGTACGGCCTGACGCCCGACAAGGACGTGGCGATCGTCCAGGCCGGCAACATGCCCGCCATTCTCGCCGGCATGCAGGCCGGAAAGGTTCAGGGAGCGATGCTCTCGGCGCCGTTTACGCTGCGGGCGAAAAGCATGGGATTCCCGATGCTGGCCGACCTGCAGATGCTCGGGCTCGAATACCAGCATACGGGGCTCGCGACCACGGGGGCGTTGATCCGCCGGCGGCCGGACCTCGTGCGGAACGTGATGAGGGCCTACGTCGAGGGCATTCACTACTACAAGACCAACCGCGAGGACTCGCTGGCGATCCTGGCGAAGTACCTGAAGACCAGTGATGCGGAAGTGCTCGCCGAGGTCTACGAGGACATCGGCCTCGCCCTGGTTCCGGAGAAACCCTACCCGACGCTGCGAGGCATCGAGATCATGCTGCGCGAGCTGCGGGCGAAGGACCCCCAGACCAAGCCGATGCGAGCGGAGGAGTTCGTGAACGTGAGCGCGCTGCAGGAGCTCGACCGCGCGGGCTTCATCGACGCGCTGTACAAGAGCCGGCCCGTCGTGGCCCGGCGCGAGGCGCCCGCCGCGCCTCCCCAGCCGGTGGCCAAGCCCGTCACCGGCCCGGCCCCGAAAGCGGCGGTCAAGGCGGTCGTGGCGGAGGGAGCCCGGGAGTACGTGGTGATGCCCGGCGACACGCTGAGCCGGCTGGCGCAGCGCTACTACGGTGACGGGCACAAATGGCGGCTCATCTACGAGGCGAACCGGCCGAAGATGAGCAATCCCGACTATATTTACGTGGGGCAGAAAATCGTGATCCCCGCGGGATAGGACCGGAGTCGAGTCGGAGAGAGAAGGCGAGCGATCCGGCACGGCGGGAGATCGGAGAGCTTCGGAGGAGGCATGAGGGAACCATACGAGCATCTGCTGCAGGCGCTTCAGGAAAGCGAGCTGCGCCGCCTGCACAAATGCCTCGAGGAGATCGATCACAAGCTTTTGGATTGCCGCGAGCGAGTGGAAGAATACCATCGCACCCGGCTGGCGCTCCAGTCGATCAACGAAAAGCTGTCGCTGCTGGGCGCCCAGCCTTTGAGCGTCGCCGGAGAGGAAGTGTCCGGGCAGGACCTCGCGGAAATCATCAACAGCCGTATCCAGCGCTTCAAGTCCTCGGGGAAGCTCTAGCCGGGCGGCCCCGGCTATCGCGGCGGCTGTCTGCGGGAGCGGGGGCCGAAAGGCTCCGGCTGAAAAGGACCGTCGCGGAGCTGGAGGTATTTCTTCGTTCCCTCGTTAAAGCGCGCCTCGTCGAGCGGCCGGCGCAACTCCTCGCGCAGCATCACGTGCGCCGGCGCAGAAAGCTGGTTGTCGAGCGCCAGTGCGTCCCGCAGCCCCATCATCTGCAGCCCGAGGATGGCGACCGCAAGGTTGATCTTTACGGTTTCCGGCGGCACGCGCGCGATCCGCTCGACGATCGAGAAACACTCCTCCAGGAGCCGCTCCGGCTCCACCACCTTGACCACGAGCCCGATGCGCAGCGCCTCGCGGGCGTCGATGTGGTCCCCGGTCAGGCCGTAACGCAACGCGTTCTTGAAGCCGCCGAGCAGCGTCCACATGAAGCTCGTGTTCGACCCGTGGCGTACCTCGGGCTGGGCGAAGACCGCGTTCTCGGAGGCGATCGTGATGTGCGTGAACAGCGCCAGCCACGACCCGGCTCCCATCGCCCAGCCGTTGACCGCTCCGATGACGGGCTTGGGGAACTCCCACAGGCGCATGAAGTTCCGGCTTTCCGAGCGCCAGGAATCGATCAGCTCCGCGGCGCTCATCCCGGTGGGAATGCCGTAAGGCCAGTGAAGGTCACGCCGGCGCCCGCCGGCGCTTTTTCCCTGATCCATGCCCGCCGAGAACGCCCGGCCCGCCCCGGTGATCACGACCGCGCGAATCTCCGGGTCCGCCTCCGCCGCGTCCAGCGCCCGGTGAAGCTCGCGGATCAACGTCCGGCTGATGGCGTTCATCGCCTCCGGGCGGTTCAGCGTGATCAGAACGCCGCTGCGCTGCTTTTCGTAAAGGATCTCGGTGAAATCGGCCATCGTCTCTCCTTGCCGGGCGCCGATCAGTGCGCCTGCAGCGCCTTGATGAAACCGGCGTCGTCGAGCTCCCTGACCAGGCTGTCGTCGACGAACGACTGGGCGGTGCGGTCCTTGATGCTCTTCGGGTCCTCCTCCGCCATCTTGTCCAGGATCGTCTGGACGCCCTTCAACGAAGGGTAAGGGACGTCGTTGTAGAAGGTCGAGGCGAGCAGGTTGTACGAAAGCTCGAGGTAGCGATTGTCGCGCTCCTGCTCGGACTGGATGCGGAGCTTCTTGCGCAGCACCTGGATGCTTTCGGCCTTGTGCTTCTTGAAGTACGCGATTCCTTCGATGTAGCCCTTCATGAATCTCAGCGCTTGCGCGCGGTTGCGGCGGACGAAGGTGCGGGTGCTCTCGAGGGTGTTCTGCAGATAGAAGATGTCCATGACGGCGGGGTCGCCGATCACGCGGTAGCCCTTCTCCTCCGCGAGGAAGAAGGTCGGCAGCGTGAGCACCGCGGCGTCGATGCCGCCCTTGTCGAGGCTGGCGAGCATGGCGGGGGAAGAGCCGACCTGGAGAATCTGGACCTGGTCAGGTCGCAGGTTCCACTTCCTGAGCATCAGCACCAGAGCGAGATGGCCCGCCGAGCCGAACTGAGTGATGCCGACCCGTTTTCCCCTGAGGTCCTGGTAGCTCTTGATTTCCGGCCGGGCGAGGATCCGCTGGAGGCCCCTGTTCATGCTGGAGGCGACGATCACGGTGTCCGCCCCTCTCAGCTGAGACCGGATCGATCCTTCCCCGCCGCCCACGGAGAACTGGATGTCGCCGGCCACGAGCGAGCTGACGACGCGCGCCCCGCCGCCGCCTATGACGATCACCTCGACGTCGGCGCCGTGCTTCCTGAAAAACCCTTTTTCCTCGGCTATCCACACGCTGCCGTTGGTCGCGCTTACCGAGCTCAACCCGATCCGGATCCTATCCTGCGGCATGGCGGCCGCTGACAACGCCAGCAGCAAGAGCGGCAGCAAGATGGCGCAAAGCCCAGCGCGTGACATGCTCACCTCCGTAGTGCCGCTTCGCGGCGGCCCAATAAGGGGGAACCGAAACCGTCGCCCCTTACTATTCGAAAGCCCGGCGACGCGTCAAGCGGCGCGAAGGGCTACTCCAGATGGACGAAGGCCCGCACCCAATTTTGCGGCAGCGCCGTGTGTCCTTCGCCGGTCAGGTCCTCGGCGAGGAAAACATCGCCCGCGGTGAAGGTTCTTTGGGTGCCGTCGCCGACGCCGATGGTCACGGAGCCCGAAAGCGTGATGCACCATTGCCGGCGCGGCGCGTTGTGCCATCCGAGGATGTTCGGGTTGTGCTCCTTGCGGAACACCAGCGCCTTGACCCGGTGAGGCGTGGAAAAAAATCCGGGCGCGCCATCGAGGTCCTCGAAGTGGGAGCGACCGTCCGGCCCGGTGTAGAGTCTACAGAACTGCACG
This is a stretch of genomic DNA from Candidatus Zixiibacteriota bacterium. It encodes these proteins:
- a CDS encoding HAMP domain-containing protein, coding for MEQDARRVGLKWKVGGIFTGVMLMLTLVVAAGVYRVTQNLMQEQLDKRAFAMATNLSDAAAGYLAGQNVLALHALVRKYTLFDGVAYAVIRNGKGEIVAHTFGAVPPEIVEAPTEARRGVARRRLSLQGSAVYETSVPVLDGQAGTVHVGFWRGAIEQEIWNAVLSLIGVVSVLPVLGALLSFFLAHWIVRPIVGLTQIADKVTMGDLETAISGKCVALRDEIGDLARSLERMRSSLKAAMLRLGRETA
- a CDS encoding AAA family ATPase, translated to MIEALRPQDHPSRFGEYFGFKEVPFGVTPDPRFFYSNAAYVEALSALARGVEGRRGLMLLTGEVGTGKTILLRTLMRRLESTVRFVFISTTHLTSLGLVELALQDLGLAPKEKNRLEMLRELEAYLKEELGRGRTVALLLDEAQNLTDDALEGMCALLNLETEAEKLLQVVLVGQPELAARLAKPALRRIKQRIAIHHRLFGLQGAGEVEDYIRHRLRVAGYEGPDLFNKEAIEAVWCYSGGTPRLVNMLCDNALAMSCEGGKRKVSPYLVMKAANGLLLDRGADAPKPLSSDPGTARGRPAARVNGRKAEAAEGRRADRIEAAGDDGAAARPAPEGRGPVVAADFIDQLTRSATEAMGPMAALVVRDQISALGESGETFPQVKLGKLIERVSEEILNQTMREGFRRKMQQKLATLKTL
- a CDS encoding ABC transporter substrate-binding protein — translated: MDRCASLCAVRASFAFLALMLLPSVRAGAAAEKTPAPEKVVIAYSSLSANMAPLWITHERGFFRKYGLDVQLVFIESGTTTVQSLISNDVAFAQMAGAGVIQSRLRGADVVMIAGVINTLTFKFYVDTSIRQPEQLRGKAVAVTRVGSSTDFAARYALERYGLTPDKDVAIVQAGNMPAILAGMQAGKVQGAMLSAPFTLRAKSMGFPMLADLQMLGLEYQHTGLATTGALIRRRPDLVRNVMRAYVEGIHYYKTNREDSLAILAKYLKTSDAEVLAEVYEDIGLALVPEKPYPTLRGIEIMLRELRAKDPQTKPMRAEEFVNVSALQELDRAGFIDALYKSRPVVARREAPAAPPQPVAKPVTGPAPKAAVKAVVAEGAREYVVMPGDTLSRLAQRYYGDGHKWRLIYEANRPKMSNPDYIYVGQKIVIPAG
- a CDS encoding tripartite tricarboxylate transporter substrate-binding protein, with the translated sequence MDSRLRAVSAILVCAAALSRPLPASGQDFYRGKTIRLVVATTPGGGFDAYSRAIARHMGRHIPGNPALVVENMPGAAFLIGTNYLYNQARPDGLTVGNWIGTLVLHQVIGRKGIEFDARRFEYVGAPVRNHDLCLMSKASGIGSVEQWAASPSPVKMGATPPGSTPYDNLAVLKEALGLPTQIVSGYKGTAEIRLALDAGEVSGLCGLSWASTKVTWRKQLESGEVKVVLQNAPAPHPDLPEVPLAIRLAKTDLGRRLIQLVMHDVSAITYLYSLPPGTPKDRVQLLRRAFRQTMADPAFLAEAKKANLEVDPVAGEDVEKIVNGFFKTDPATVAKLRDLLK
- a CDS encoding enoyl-CoA hydratase/isomerase family protein, which produces MADFTEILYEKQRSGVLITLNRPEAMNAISRTLIRELHRALDAAEADPEIRAVVITGAGRAFSAGMDQGKSAGGRRRDLHWPYGIPTGMSAAELIDSWRSESRNFMRLWEFPKPVIGAVNGWAMGAGSWLALFTHITIASENAVFAQPEVRHGSNTSFMWTLLGGFKNALRYGLTGDHIDAREALRIGLVVKVVEPERLLEECFSIVERIARVPPETVKINLAVAILGLQMMGLRDALALDNQLSAPAHVMLREELRRPLDEARFNEGTKKYLQLRDGPFQPEPFGPRSRRQPPR
- a CDS encoding ABC transporter substrate-binding protein — protein: MSRAGLCAILLPLLLLALSAAAMPQDRIRIGLSSVSATNGSVWIAEEKGFFRKHGADVEVIVIGGGGARVVSSLVAGDIQFSVGGGEGSIRSQLRGADTVIVASSMNRGLQRILARPEIKSYQDLRGKRVGITQFGSAGHLALVLMLRKWNLRPDQVQILQVGSSPAMLASLDKGGIDAAVLTLPTFFLAEEKGYRVIGDPAVMDIFYLQNTLESTRTFVRRNRAQALRFMKGYIEGIAYFKKHKAESIQVLRKKLRIQSEQERDNRYLELSYNLLASTFYNDVPYPSLKGVQTILDKMAEEDPKSIKDRTAQSFVDDSLVRELDDAGFIKALQAH